The sequence GAAAGTTAATTCGTTGTAGAGGATCTCTTGGACTTTCTTCTGAATTAAAAGCAGAACTGTGGGGAAATGGGCTTGTGCAAGCTGAGAAACACGAAGTCCAGCTTAAAATTGCAAAGCTTATAGCATTGTTGGAGGAGGTGAGTCCAAACAGTATTGAGTGCATATTCTCTATGATCAGCAGGTTAATAATGAGGTATCTTGTTGATTTCAGGTTGAGGGAAGATACGAGAAATACTACCATCAAATGGAAGAAGTGGTATCATCATTTGAGGAGATGGCAGGTTTAGGAGCGGCCAAATCTTACACAGCTCTAGCGCTCCAAGCCATGTCCAAGCACTTCTGCAACCTAAGAGATGCCATAGTGTCCCAGATCAATGAGACAAGAAGAAAATTCTCTCAAGATTTACCAAAAACCAGCTCAGGATTGTCACAGCTTAGCTTTTTTGATAAAGAGACCAAACATAATCGGATGTCTCTTCAACAGCTTGGAATGACGCAAAGCCAAAGGCAAGCATGGAGACCCATCAGAGGATTGCGGGAGACTTCTGTAGCCATCCTTCGCTCTTGGCTTTTTGAACACTTCTTGCATCCGTAAGTGCTTTAAAATCAGTGATGAGTCCAAGGTTATCATCctctcattaaaatttaaatctgtGATTTACCGACTTCGTTGTTCACACACAGGTATCCAAATGAATCTGAGAAGCTAATGTTAGCATCGCAGACAGGCTTGACAAAGAATCAAGTAAGTTTAATTTTGCTTTATCTTCCATTAAAATGTTGCTTTCTTTACGGTTTAGCTCGACACTGATAAAGTTGTGGGCAAACATTGTTGTTTTAGGTCGCAAACTGGTTCATAAATGCTCGAGTCCGGCTATGGAAGCCTATGATAGAAGAAATGTACAAAGTGGAGTTCGCAGATTCTTCTGAAGACTCGAACCCCTTACCAGGCAGTTCTTTCATGACAAGGGAAGGTGTAACAGATCATTCAGAGGACTGAAGGAATAGGTTAATAGCTAAATTAATTCCTTCTTCAAGTTGTGCTTCGCTGTTTCTTTCATGCAATAGACAATTAACATCTTTTGTAATCATTCATCCTAGGCAATTAAAACTGAAATATCTGAGAGCAGCCTGGAGCTGTGATGTGATTTTCAGGGAAAGCACAAGCTGCCATGGGCCTGGAGCACATCTTGCACAACTAACATCCAGTGTTTAAGCTACTTCaacttttcatgtttattttctatCACTGTTTAGAAAAATTTGTAACAGTAACATGTCCAAGCAAGCAAATCCTAAACAGTTTGATGCGCATTGATCACCGCATTACTTCTTCAATATTGGGGGTTAAATGTTAAACAGGACACCTAGAAATCTTGAAACAGTAGCATTCGAAATAGGGTTTCTAGTGGCTAAACCCAGCCCACGGACCAAATGCGAAAAAGGGCTAAAGGGTCCAAATGCCCTGTTCTGTTCTCCGACCGGTGCTCTCTTCAGCCATTCGAAGCTGATGCCTTATTACTATGGCGTTGGCGACATGTTTCCTATGTTGAAACCAAAGCGTAGCCCCGTCAAAGAGCTTAGAAAGTTCCCATTCATGCATGCATTGTATGGTGGAATTATTACACATTTAGGGGCGTTTTTCAGGGGGAGAATGGCGAACTTAGGACTCCTGACatggaattttaaaattactattgTGGAGAAACCCTATGTTGCCAGGAGCATGTGTTCTGCTCGCTTTGGCATGCACACAGAACCGAAATCCAAAACAAACTGTTATCTGACCATTTATCTGCCGAGAAATGAGCAGCACTTGCAGATAAATATGCTCCATTCGAGACTATAGATCACCAATCACTGTTATTAAATTGTACCAATACTAGAgggaaaaattatgttttttctttttttaaaaaaaaactttgtataatcttcatgttttcttttcatgataaatatgatttttttagtctaCTGACCACCTAACTCATAACATAGAATACAAGGTAAAGCTCAAAAACACAAATTCATAATGAAACATGAAACTTATCTTACCATACATGactccaaaataaattataacgtTTGACCAAAACACTCactccaaaataaattataacgtTTGACCAAAACACTCATCTTCTAAAGAGATGAAATTTACCTCTCTCTTCTTTACTCTTTACCATGCAAACACACTTGCCATAATCTCGAAAATTATGATTAGTTTTCTCAATCTTTCAGTTTATCCATTAGTCTCGGacaaaaaacttaattcttatATGATTCTCACGTAACCTGCATCAGGTAATATttgacaggaaaaaaagaaaataattatagaaatttttttaagaaaatgttCGGCCGAGAAATGGCACCAggacaaaaaaacattaataaaaggaTTAAACTAATACAAAACCCATCATCCGGGACCATACAACATTGCTCCACTCATAagtagatttttataaaatttgggCCTGACATTTTATAAACGACAACACACACAGACAGaaactcctctctctctctctctctctgaggaAAAACATGACAAGCAGCTCCGCTCTGTCACGCAAGGTCCTCTTCCTTTCTATAAATCTCGACCCACACGCAAATATCTATATATGCTTATTTTATGCCCTAATCTcgattgtttcttttttctttgactttTCTTGCGTAGGCTTTAAGCAAGATCGCTTGCAACAGGCTGCAAAAAGAGCTCGCAGAATGGCAACTCAATCCTCCTTCAGGCTTCAAGCATAAAGTCACTGATAATCTCCAACGGTACCGTTTTAATCACGAATTTGATTGGTTTTGCTTTAATTgggggtttatatatatatataattctggttaatttgggattatttgTGG is a genomic window of Populus alba chromosome 5, ASM523922v2, whole genome shotgun sequence containing:
- the LOC118062103 gene encoding BEL1-like homeodomain protein 11, with protein sequence MVSQDSSSNSASSMLHQFIISDSVTSQNHFQNQNFDTFGSDLVGSNTFPQSHGVLPSIQSLEERMSRSIDLVQAPSVAQESDISHTRHLMNLLGAANETNRQAQRLSLSLGSHMLVPQVQYRQRSFNSDLMSPSYLIPREEEAREAYNPGGEQVNNDYSLIGSGFPSSSASLSRRSTTAYGTESFAVAIENSRYLKPAQSLLEETVRVSCKAVEISSEKYVRKLIRCRGSLGLSSELKAELWGNGLVQAEKHEVQLKIAKLIALLEEVEGRYEKYYHQMEEVVSSFEEMAGLGAAKSYTALALQAMSKHFCNLRDAIVSQINETRRKFSQDLPKTSSGLSQLSFFDKETKHNRMSLQQLGMTQSQRQAWRPIRGLRETSVAILRSWLFEHFLHPYPNESEKLMLASQTGLTKNQVANWFINARVRLWKPMIEEMYKVEFADSSEDSNPLPGSSFMTREGVTDHSED